In Sulfolobales archaeon, one DNA window encodes the following:
- a CDS encoding HAD hydrolase-like protein, which produces MGKVLLVDLDLTLIDSLRGMYVAFISTLSDRRSEIPDLSSRSFVIEYYENDLSRYINDKEFPERWRFWNEMWRRYVMNAGFYGTPFKCVHDTLRALKGRYYIVITTGREIASRDIKEELRRSGIRDLVHEVYSVGDLGIYKRKTDLYMHLMSRFKSLGFNTENMVVISDSYRDLLNAEKFGMSGVGFVPEGLEVVEEYFRRHGIRYFSSWCSYRELESYLEK; this is translated from the coding sequence TTGGGAAAAGTATTGCTAGTAGATCTAGATCTTACTCTTATCGATAGTCTCAGAGGCATGTATGTAGCTTTTATAAGCACTCTCTCAGATCGTAGGTCGGAGATCCCAGACCTCTCATCGAGATCTTTTGTTATAGAGTATTATGAAAACGATCTCAGTAGATATATTAATGATAAAGAATTTCCGGAGAGATGGAGGTTCTGGAACGAGATGTGGAGAAGATATGTTATGAACGCAGGATTCTACGGAACACCCTTCAAATGTGTTCATGATACTCTGAGAGCTTTGAAAGGTAGATACTATATAGTTATAACAACTGGTAGGGAGATAGCTTCTAGAGATATAAAGGAGGAGCTCAGAAGATCTGGTATAAGAGATCTTGTTCACGAAGTATATAGCGTAGGAGATCTAGGGATCTATAAGAGGAAAACAGATCTCTATATGCATCTCATGAGTAGATTCAAATCTCTAGGTTTTAACACTGAGAACATGGTTGTTATAAGTGATTCCTATAGAGATCTATTAAACGCAGAGAAATTCGGAATGAGTGGAGTAGGTTTCGTGCCAGAAGGTTTAGAGGTTGTTGAAGAGTACTTCAGAAGACATGGTATAAGATATTTTTCTTCTTGGTGTAGCTATAGAGAGCTGGAGTCATATTTAGAGAAG
- the speD gene encoding adenosylmethionine decarboxylase, whose translation MSESGENRDPYIIGKHVYGNLYGMDLSKISDEIYIKETALKAAELANMHVVEARSWSFGGVKGGVSVIVLVEESHIAIHTWKEYNYATVDVYTCGEKSDPWKAFYYILQSLDPKYYVVHYADRSQLPLQTS comes from the coding sequence ATGTCCGAATCCGGGGAGAATAGAGATCCATATATAATTGGTAAGCATGTCTATGGAAATCTATATGGAATGGATCTCTCAAAGATATCAGATGAAATTTATATAAAAGAAACAGCTTTAAAAGCTGCAGAACTTGCCAATATGCACGTAGTTGAAGCCAGATCATGGAGTTTCGGCGGGGTTAAGGGAGGGGTTTCCGTCATAGTCCTCGTTGAGGAGAGCCACATAGCTATACACACATGGAAAGAGTATAACTATGCTACAGTAGATGTGTATACATGTGGTGAGAAATCAGATCCTTGGAAGGCTTTCTATTATATTCTTCAGAGTCTCGATCCAAAATATTATGTGGTTCACTACGCTGATAGAAGTCAGCTACCTCTTCAGACATCTTAG
- a CDS encoding M20 family metallopeptidase, producing MISHEDLRSIHEKIDSMRDLAEELLIDMIRIPTVSPSGEHYNDFINFASERLLREGFDVEILDVPQNLVDEKVPAEGRGRRRRIIIASIGDKSNTILHFNGHYDVVPGGPGWSITDPFKPVKINGRIYGRGATDMKGGIVSSIISMIALRDYADRNRLGLEIALVPDEEIGGYTGTEYLVSIGRVRGRHVIISEPSGLNQIYIGHKGTVWGRVIVRGRTAHASTPWLGVNAFEKMVMLAGEMFRRIVPETFSIKSRYEYDVPEGNTATIMIGGFLKGGEKTNQVPGEVVFSFDRRVIIEEKASEVWENLRSKILSIAKEIGVEAEVVLEQISEPVIVDLKSPVVRALERASEEVLGSMARKVVCIGGLDMRYYARAGYDVATYGPGVLGTAHAPDEYIEVGDIIRASKIYVNTFFNLLEKQEQ from the coding sequence ATGATATCACATGAGGATTTGAGATCTATTCATGAAAAAATTGATTCTATGAGAGATCTAGCTGAAGAACTTCTAATAGATATGATAAGAATTCCCACAGTCTCACCTTCAGGAGAGCATTATAATGATTTCATAAATTTCGCAAGTGAAAGACTCTTGAGAGAAGGATTTGATGTAGAGATACTAGATGTACCCCAGAATCTTGTTGACGAGAAAGTTCCAGCCGAAGGTAGGGGGAGGCGTAGAAGGATTATAATAGCTAGTATAGGTGATAAGAGCAATACCATACTTCACTTTAATGGACACTACGATGTAGTTCCAGGAGGACCTGGATGGAGTATCACAGATCCTTTTAAACCCGTGAAGATAAATGGAAGGATCTATGGTAGAGGAGCTACCGATATGAAGGGCGGGATAGTATCATCGATAATATCCATGATAGCTCTCCGAGACTATGCTGATAGAAATAGGCTGGGATTAGAGATAGCCCTAGTACCAGATGAAGAAATAGGAGGCTATACAGGGACAGAGTATCTAGTTTCTATAGGGAGAGTGAGAGGCAGGCATGTTATAATCTCCGAACCCAGCGGCTTGAATCAGATATATATAGGTCATAAAGGCACTGTTTGGGGTCGTGTCATCGTTAGAGGAAGAACAGCACATGCCTCAACACCTTGGCTGGGTGTTAATGCTTTTGAAAAGATGGTGATGCTCGCTGGAGAGATGTTTAGGAGAATCGTTCCAGAGACTTTTAGTATAAAGAGTAGATATGAGTATGATGTTCCAGAAGGGAATACAGCTACCATAATGATAGGAGGTTTTCTCAAAGGCGGTGAAAAGACTAATCAGGTCCCTGGCGAGGTTGTTTTCAGCTTTGATAGGAGAGTTATTATAGAAGAAAAAGCTTCGGAGGTTTGGGAGAATCTGAGAAGCAAGATTCTTAGCATCGCTAAAGAAATCGGTGTAGAAGCCGAGGTAGTGTTGGAGCAGATCTCAGAACCCGTTATAGTGGATCTCAAAAGCCCTGTGGTTAGAGCTTTAGAAAGAGCATCAGAAGAGGTTCTAGGTAGTATGGCTAGAAAGGTGGTGTGTATAGGAGGTCTTGATATGAGATATTACGCTAGAGCAGGATATGATGTGGCTACATACGGTCCTGGAGTTCTTGGGACTGCTCACGCACCTGATGAGTATATAGAGGTTGGAGATATTATTAGAGCTTCAAAGATCTATGTGAATACATTCTTCAATCTACTCGAGAAACAGGAACAGTAG
- a CDS encoding ABC transporter permease subunit has translation MDRNKRDNEDLMRGNFITSTSIIWYFLSLAIIIVLWEVLSMLLSKPYTPGLDQVLRRIYSDLLSGVLIYNLRVSLERIFIALLISTSSALVLGILATWGPRFSKGFISSIVLLTYPIPHVALLPILFFLLGVEWSKIALLSIITFYPTALSVMEWSSRFPRDLGDLIIVMKGGRIHLIRYVIIPSSLPGILTGIRISLNTAFAVLFIVESLVGGSGVGYLIYFYWQRIDYTGMYSSILFLSVVGLSFYFTLRYIEHKVLRWLYI, from the coding sequence ATGGATAGAAACAAGAGAGATAATGAAGATCTTATGAGAGGCAATTTTATAACCTCTACAAGTATAATCTGGTATTTTCTATCACTAGCCATAATCATAGTCCTGTGGGAGGTCTTGTCAATGTTATTATCCAAGCCATATACTCCTGGTCTTGATCAGGTTCTCAGAAGAATCTATAGTGATCTTCTTAGCGGAGTTCTAATATATAATCTGAGAGTATCTCTAGAGAGAATATTCATAGCGCTTCTCATCTCTACTTCCAGCGCCCTAGTTCTAGGAATCCTGGCTACGTGGGGTCCTAGATTTTCTAAAGGTTTTATCTCTAGTATAGTACTTCTCACATACCCTATACCTCATGTAGCTTTACTCCCCATACTCTTCTTCCTTCTAGGTGTTGAATGGAGTAAGATAGCTCTTTTAAGCATAATAACATTCTACCCTACAGCACTCTCGGTTATGGAATGGTCATCTAGGTTTCCGAGAGATCTAGGGGATCTGATCATCGTAATGAAGGGTGGTAGAATTCATCTTATAAGATACGTTATAATACCCTCATCCCTACCTGGGATACTCACGGGGATCAGGATCTCTCTTAACACAGCATTTGCAGTTCTCTTCATAGTAGAAAGTCTTGTTGGAGGTAGTGGAGTGGGTTACCTGATATACTTCTACTGGCAGAGGATTGATTATACGGGGATGTACTCCTCAATATTATTCCTCAGCGTAGTAGGGTTATCATTCTATTTCACTCTAAGATATATAGAGCATAAGGTGTTAAGATGGTTGTATATATGA
- a CDS encoding ABC transporter ATP-binding protein — protein MISLEEVSFYYTRDRYILKDLSIEFPSDKISVILGPNGVGKTTLLKIIAGILRPVKGSVKIHGRSPWEMRGRIGYIPQGSGLYPWMRVRDNIELPLKILGESRVNREKIVYEIAEKLGIGELLDRYPRELSGGESQKVAISRILVSRSEVLLMDEPLSMIDLRSRRELIDLIRKLNRDLRTTTLMVTHNIEDAVELGDLIYIVGDRPLKIIEVYDKNNYDVRDLYSRIVRILDSGFRVV, from the coding sequence ATGATATCTCTGGAAGAGGTTTCATTCTATTATACTAGAGATAGATATATTTTAAAAGACCTTTCAATAGAATTTCCTTCTGACAAGATCTCCGTAATTCTAGGACCTAATGGAGTTGGGAAAACAACATTGCTGAAGATCATAGCAGGGATCTTAAGACCTGTGAAAGGTTCTGTCAAGATCCACGGTAGAAGTCCCTGGGAGATGAGAGGTAGAATAGGCTATATACCTCAAGGTTCGGGATTGTATCCTTGGATGAGAGTTAGAGATAATATAGAGCTTCCTCTCAAGATCCTTGGAGAAAGTAGAGTTAATAGGGAAAAGATAGTCTATGAAATAGCAGAGAAGCTGGGTATAGGAGAGCTTCTCGACAGATACCCCAGAGAGCTTTCAGGTGGTGAGAGTCAGAAAGTTGCTATATCGAGGATTCTCGTCTCTAGGAGCGAGGTTCTTCTAATGGATGAACCTCTTTCAATGATTGATCTGAGAAGTAGGAGAGAACTTATAGATCTTATAAGAAAGCTAAATAGAGATCTGAGGACTACAACACTTATGGTCACTCATAATATAGAAGATGCTGTAGAATTAGGGGATCTCATATATATCGTGGGAGACAGACCTCTTAAGATAATAGAGGTCTATGACAAGAATAATTATGATGTTAGAGATCTCTATAGTAGAATAGTAAGAATACTAGATTCAGGATTTAGAGTAGTGTGA